A stretch of Mucilaginibacter terrae DNA encodes these proteins:
- a CDS encoding SDR family oxidoreductase: MRIISILGCGWYGLAVGNALAQVGYSIKGSTTSPERFDELEAALIHPYQVNITGSAAVYDNDFFNCDTLIISIPPKLRKGEHEEYLLKIEQLIAVLKKHHVKQLIFISSTGVYPEVNAEVDEDTPIQPDSGSSKVLLSAENLFKQETGFLTSIIRFGGLVGPGRHPGRFFAGKTGVANGRAPVNLIHLHDCIGITEAILQHQAYGHVFNACTPNHPQKQEFYILAAKHAGLPLPSFNDELGNWKIVNCKSSQLLLNYDYTVKNWADCFAENLF, translated from the coding sequence ATGAGAATTATAAGCATTTTAGGTTGTGGTTGGTATGGGCTGGCAGTAGGTAATGCGCTTGCCCAAGTTGGGTATAGCATAAAGGGTTCAACTACATCTCCCGAACGGTTTGATGAATTAGAGGCGGCCTTAATACACCCTTACCAGGTTAATATTACAGGAAGTGCCGCTGTTTATGATAATGATTTTTTTAACTGCGACACGCTAATTATAAGCATTCCGCCTAAACTACGTAAAGGTGAGCATGAAGAGTATTTACTTAAAATTGAGCAATTGATAGCTGTGCTAAAAAAGCATCATGTTAAACAGCTTATCTTCATCAGTTCAACAGGCGTATACCCTGAGGTTAATGCCGAAGTAGATGAAGACACGCCAATACAGCCTGATTCGGGAAGCAGCAAGGTACTGCTATCAGCCGAAAATCTTTTCAAGCAAGAGACCGGATTTTTAACCAGCATTATTCGGTTTGGCGGGTTGGTTGGCCCTGGCCGTCATCCCGGTCGTTTTTTTGCTGGTAAAACCGGCGTTGCTAATGGGCGGGCACCGGTAAACCTCATTCACCTGCACGACTGTATTGGTATAACTGAGGCTATTTTGCAGCACCAAGCCTATGGTCATGTGTTCAATGCCTGCACGCCCAATCATCCGCAAAAACAGGAATTTTACATTTTAGCCGCAAAGCATGCGGGTTTGCCCCTGCCCTCTTTTAATGATGAATTAGGGAATTGGAAAATTGTTAACTGCAAAAGTTCACAGCTATTATTGAATTATGATTACACAGTAAAAAACTGGGCAGACTGCTTTGCCGAAAACCTTTTTTGA
- a CDS encoding HAD-IA family hydrolase — protein MLLTAGQISADEFRNKIREKAANPSLTDDEIDAAWNSILVGIADGNHELLLQLKNKYRTFLLSNINEIHYNFIMKYLKEKFDFESNDHLFEKIYYSHFTGKRKPEQAIFEQVLNENNLNPAETLFIDDSPQHLEGAKKLGIQTFLMTQPDTLQAFASRENLM, from the coding sequence ATGCTTTTGACCGCCGGACAAATTTCTGCCGACGAATTCCGCAATAAAATTCGCGAAAAAGCCGCTAATCCAAGTCTTACCGATGATGAAATTGATGCTGCATGGAACAGTATCCTGGTTGGTATTGCCGATGGGAACCACGAATTATTACTCCAATTAAAAAACAAGTACCGCACTTTTTTACTCAGTAACATCAACGAAATCCACTACAACTTCATCATGAAGTATTTGAAAGAAAAGTTCGATTTTGAGAGCAACGACCATCTTTTTGAGAAAATATATTATTCGCATTTTACTGGTAAACGGAAACCTGAGCAGGCTATTTTTGAGCAGGTACTAAATGAAAACAACCTAAACCCAGCCGAAACATTATTTATTGATGATAGTCCGCAACATTTGGAAGGTGCTAAAAAACTGGGTATACAAACCTTTTTGATGACTCAGCCCGATACCTTACAGGCATTTGCCAGCCGCGAAAACCTGATGTAG
- a CDS encoding site-specific integrase, with protein sequence MKTSQSFRVHFVVRAYKAKNGKAPLYAAVTVNREKCLIGLKESVPIEMWDVDKGYPKGTRDQVKKLSTFLEEVRLKLGNCYKELQLKGKFIDTKSIKSLFLGEKEEAFTLNSLMSYHNETATSDLKWSTLKHYFVTQRYLKKFIEEHYKATDIYLRELNYKFVKDFEVFLRNHKPKDHQKPLNNNGVMKHIIRLKKMTNLALNLHWIDADPFATYKLKIQKVNREQLSEVELKAIEEKKFGIERLEMVRDMFVFCCYTGLSYVDVSNLEPEHIVMGADGDRWIRTCREKTLIPVIVPLLPKALAILDKYKDNERALYDGRVFPKISNQKVNSYLKEIADRCDIIKNVTFHIARHTFATTVTLSNGVPIETVSKILGHTKITTTQIYAKVVERKLKEDMKMLQSKLS encoded by the coding sequence ATGAAAACATCACAATCATTCAGAGTGCACTTTGTAGTTAGAGCCTATAAAGCGAAAAATGGTAAAGCTCCGCTCTACGCGGCAGTTACAGTAAATAGGGAAAAATGCCTCATTGGATTGAAAGAAAGTGTTCCAATAGAGATGTGGGATGTTGACAAGGGATACCCAAAGGGAACTCGGGATCAGGTCAAAAAGCTCTCAACATTCCTTGAAGAGGTACGCTTGAAGTTGGGAAATTGCTATAAGGAATTGCAATTGAAAGGAAAATTCATTGACACAAAATCGATCAAGAGCCTTTTCCTCGGTGAGAAGGAAGAAGCCTTTACGCTTAATAGCCTAATGAGCTACCATAATGAAACGGCTACATCTGACCTGAAATGGAGTACGCTTAAGCATTACTTTGTTACCCAGCGGTACCTAAAAAAGTTCATTGAAGAGCATTATAAGGCTACTGACATTTACCTACGTGAGCTTAATTACAAGTTTGTGAAAGACTTCGAAGTTTTCTTACGTAACCACAAACCGAAAGATCATCAAAAGCCGCTTAATAACAATGGAGTGATGAAACACATCATCCGGTTAAAGAAGATGACGAACCTGGCCTTAAATCTCCACTGGATAGATGCAGACCCATTCGCCACTTATAAACTTAAAATTCAAAAAGTAAATAGAGAGCAATTGTCGGAAGTTGAACTAAAAGCTATAGAAGAAAAAAAGTTTGGAATTGAGCGTTTGGAAATGGTGAGAGACATGTTCGTCTTTTGCTGCTATACGGGCCTATCCTACGTGGATGTAAGCAATCTTGAGCCCGAGCATATAGTAATGGGTGCTGACGGCGACCGATGGATTAGGACATGCCGTGAAAAGACGCTTATACCTGTGATAGTGCCGTTACTGCCCAAAGCGTTAGCTATTCTTGATAAGTATAAAGATAATGAGCGGGCTTTATACGACGGCCGAGTGTTTCCAAAAATATCTAATCAAAAAGTAAACAGCTACCTAAAGGAGATTGCTGACCGATGTGACATTATTAAGAATGTGACTTTTCATATCGCTAGGCATACTTTTGCTACCACCGTAACATTATCTAATGGTGTGCCTATTGAAACGGTAAGCAAGATTTTAGGTCATACTAAAATTACGACCACTCAGATTTATGCTAAGGTTGTTGAACGGAAGTTAAAAGAAGACATGAAGATGCTTCAAAGCAAATTATCTTGA
- a CDS encoding type II toxin-antitoxin system RelE/ParE family toxin, with the protein MNISYRSNKIKKKLCSAAEIKKAYGTMAKKVQQRLDDIEASPNLKVLMQIPAANCHPLSGDMQGEWALDISGNHRMIFDINHDPVPQKEFGGIETLEVTDIRIIDTTDYH; encoded by the coding sequence ATGAACATTAGTTACCGTTCAAACAAGATCAAGAAAAAGCTTTGTTCCGCAGCCGAAATTAAAAAGGCATACGGTACAATGGCTAAGAAAGTACAGCAGAGATTGGATGATATTGAAGCATCCCCTAATCTTAAAGTACTGATGCAAATCCCTGCGGCAAATTGTCACCCGCTTTCAGGCGATATGCAAGGCGAATGGGCATTGGACATTTCAGGGAATCACCGGATGATATTCGACATCAACCATGATCCTGTTCCTCAAAAGGAATTCGGTGGTATCGAAACATTGGAAGTGACCGATATCAGGATTATAGATACGACAGATTACCATTAA
- a CDS encoding HigA family addiction module antitoxin: MSSNIKIERELLTKPGDTILETLQHLKMSQAELAERMGKTPGKINDLISGKAPITVNSAMQLEKVLGIDMQFWLNREMFYREKLARIEQEEFLEQCLDWLKEQPVKELQKFGYLKSDKVGTEMVEECLQFYGVVSPVEWENVYIENYAQTSFRKSPNHKTLLSSMAAWLRIAELKLRKQQYPEFKKDTFKSVLQKVKNLVQSQPEDFPTTLQSLCQQAGVAVIYSNSLPKAPISGAARWVGGTPLIQITDRYKTNDHFWFTFYHEAGHILLHGKKDVFIEEFEGVENDSNKEQEANDFARDWLLPDTFLEQIDEQQVDEKIVRRIAREYSTHPAIVVGRLQNLKKVPHFFGSNLKVKINLDYFIEH; the protein is encoded by the coding sequence ATGAGCAGCAATATAAAAATAGAAAGAGAATTGTTAACTAAGCCTGGGGACACTATTTTGGAAACTCTTCAGCATCTAAAAATGAGCCAAGCTGAGTTAGCTGAACGCATGGGGAAAACTCCTGGAAAGATCAATGACCTGATCTCAGGAAAAGCTCCTATAACGGTTAATTCCGCTATGCAGTTAGAAAAAGTTTTGGGTATAGATATGCAGTTCTGGCTGAACCGCGAAATGTTTTATCGTGAGAAGTTAGCGAGAATCGAGCAAGAGGAATTTTTAGAACAATGCCTGGATTGGCTAAAAGAACAACCGGTCAAAGAATTACAAAAGTTCGGGTATTTAAAAAGTGATAAGGTTGGAACGGAAATGGTCGAGGAGTGCTTGCAATTCTATGGCGTAGTCTCGCCAGTTGAATGGGAAAACGTGTATATCGAAAATTACGCGCAGACCAGTTTTAGAAAAAGCCCGAATCATAAGACGCTTTTAAGCAGTATGGCAGCTTGGTTAAGGATTGCAGAACTAAAGCTAAGAAAACAACAATATCCGGAGTTTAAAAAAGATACTTTTAAGTCAGTTCTTCAGAAGGTTAAAAATTTAGTACAATCACAACCGGAAGATTTTCCAACTACCCTACAATCATTATGTCAGCAGGCTGGAGTTGCAGTTATTTATTCGAACAGTCTTCCAAAAGCACCAATCAGTGGTGCTGCTCGATGGGTCGGCGGGACACCTTTGATCCAAATTACAGATAGGTATAAGACCAATGATCATTTTTGGTTCACATTTTACCACGAAGCTGGGCACATCTTATTACATGGGAAAAAAGACGTTTTTATAGAGGAATTTGAGGGTGTGGAAAATGACAGTAATAAAGAACAGGAAGCGAATGATTTCGCTCGTGATTGGTTGCTTCCGGATACTTTTTTAGAACAGATTGATGAACAGCAAGTCGATGAAAAGATTGTTCGAAGAATTGCCCGGGAATATTCCACACATCCGGCTATTGTGGTCGGACGTTTACAAAACCTCAAAAAGGTTCCGCATTTCTTTGGATCGAATCTAAAAGTAAAGATCAACCTCGATTATTTCATTGAACACTAA
- a CDS encoding beta family protein — protein sequence MSIPTYIPVFRLRQEEKKVLTSFNFGADIFPYVEIFKEFERLPPKPKAGKPKKKPREPKHFNEIYIPTLNSINSEKVFVDLPVHLQQSRKMKKEVLEFLRGVVGNRKVRTDYLLSLSILRNKVIPVISTYSQLTGEPNSIKLQEADLRVVYPILAFRTSEKTFTNDMNQISSVAQAGDFLIVDLEDYNLSDKEDMATIQFMIDFLMAFDQCHVVLLRNSILNSIKNFELGHCERINVIDNSLMNRYDKLGANCFADYAGIKKDKVEDGGAVSPGFIFYDAVQNNFFGFKGSEKRELKDFENIIIPAVLASDAAARMQSAESDYLSVENKGWKMIEDIWDEEESGKNQAKFKRISMEHYLHCIRTKIEDGYFLL from the coding sequence ATGAGCATACCAACTTACATACCGGTCTTTAGATTACGTCAAGAGGAAAAGAAAGTATTGACCTCATTCAATTTCGGTGCTGATATTTTTCCATATGTTGAAATTTTCAAGGAATTTGAACGGTTACCACCGAAGCCTAAGGCTGGAAAACCCAAAAAAAAGCCGCGTGAACCTAAACATTTTAATGAGATTTATATCCCAACGCTTAATAGTATCAATAGCGAAAAAGTTTTTGTTGACCTGCCTGTTCATTTGCAGCAGTCAAGGAAAATGAAAAAAGAGGTGCTTGAGTTTCTTCGTGGTGTTGTTGGAAACAGGAAGGTGCGGACAGATTACCTGTTAAGCTTAAGTATTCTGCGGAACAAGGTCATACCTGTGATTAGCACCTATTCTCAATTAACCGGTGAGCCAAATTCGATTAAGTTGCAGGAAGCTGATCTGCGCGTCGTTTATCCAATTCTAGCTTTTAGAACGTCTGAAAAAACATTTACCAATGACATGAATCAGATTAGTTCAGTTGCTCAAGCAGGTGATTTTTTAATCGTCGATTTGGAAGACTACAATCTTTCAGACAAGGAAGATATGGCAACGATTCAATTCATGATCGATTTCTTAATGGCGTTTGATCAATGTCACGTCGTATTGCTGCGCAACAGTATCCTTAACAGCATCAAAAACTTTGAATTGGGGCATTGTGAAAGGATTAACGTCATTGATAACAGCTTAATGAATCGCTATGACAAACTTGGAGCGAACTGCTTTGCAGATTACGCAGGCATCAAAAAGGACAAAGTAGAAGATGGCGGAGCTGTTAGTCCAGGATTTATTTTTTACGATGCTGTACAAAATAATTTTTTCGGTTTTAAAGGATCTGAAAAACGTGAGTTGAAAGACTTTGAGAACATTATAATTCCGGCTGTTCTCGCATCAGATGCGGCTGCAAGAATGCAAAGCGCAGAATCCGACTATCTTTCTGTTGAAAATAAAGGCTGGAAAATGATTGAAGATATTTGGGATGAAGAAGAAAGCGGCAAGAATCAAGCAAAATTCAAACGGATATCAATGGAACATTATTTACATTGTATTAGAACAAAGATTGAGGACGGTTATTTTCTACTTTAG
- a CDS encoding sce7726 family protein produces the protein MGKRSQQTAIDYKAVKEVVKGYSTLHYGPKLRELLLMIYPKNNFSKCCKLELHQKINDLILHSYDGEQVLKYELFKEFHDKNVVAAYEIKVKRSRVDFLTINGFTTSFEIKSNLDNLDKLAKQSVDYLSAFEFNNLVIHERHLKRCIGIIPENFGIITVEKDQHSFYRKPKFNQHLNPSVQLSLLTKKELVQFFGMGNQEDILISNNITTINDLFKLALKERYRSRWEFVVEHSNDILPIDIQFFFNKNIKPVHIYS, from the coding sequence ATGGGAAAAAGAAGCCAACAAACAGCAATTGATTATAAGGCAGTTAAGGAAGTAGTAAAAGGTTACAGTACCTTGCACTATGGACCAAAGTTGCGGGAATTGCTTTTAATGATCTATCCCAAAAACAATTTTAGCAAATGCTGCAAATTGGAATTGCATCAAAAGATCAACGATCTGATCTTACATAGCTATGATGGTGAACAGGTGCTTAAGTATGAATTATTTAAGGAATTCCACGATAAAAACGTCGTGGCGGCTTATGAGATAAAGGTTAAAAGGAGCCGAGTAGACTTTCTGACCATTAATGGTTTTACCACCAGTTTCGAGATTAAATCAAATCTGGATAACTTAGATAAGTTGGCAAAACAATCCGTTGACTATTTATCAGCTTTTGAGTTCAATAACTTGGTCATTCATGAGCGTCATCTTAAGAGATGCATTGGCATAATACCAGAGAATTTTGGGATCATCACAGTAGAAAAAGATCAGCACAGCTTTTATCGTAAACCGAAGTTTAATCAGCATCTCAATCCTTCAGTTCAATTGTCATTGCTAACCAAAAAGGAATTAGTGCAATTTTTCGGTATGGGCAACCAAGAAGATATTTTGATCAGCAATAATATCACAACTATAAATGACTTATTTAAACTTGCACTTAAAGAGCGCTACCGTAGCAGGTGGGAGTTTGTTGTAGAACATTCCAATGACATTCTACCTATTGATATTCAGTTCTTTTTTAACAAAAACATCAAACCGGTACATATCTACAGCTAA
- a CDS encoding AAA family ATPase, which produces MRLDKITIGSSSKSPSHQFKNLKDITIDFDQNHWVTVVIGWNGTGKSNVLEALAIIFREFISPKKNPKIDFAFNLSYWIGTDKDERAVVIDHDPDRIRNKFLIHIAEKSLMNNASISEYFTDDIKRDHIITINKFLDDTKALPRYVFSYYSGDSQRMHEIFLPYLEWYDDKLRKGEDPGNKRLFYALPVHSQFVLLAFLIERESDDDLIADFLRDNLGLDPIDGLESVLFVLRQPPWKPRDDGDLRFWGAKGVVSKFLSKLLDISLAPIETTRRVPVSLWNKETLQFKYLFVKDIASLRKLVGDQSPAAFFRDLESTYVSQLINEVRIKVKLKKSDQTVTFRELSEGEQQLLTVLGLLKFTADEESLFLLDEPDTHLNPRWSVDYLNYLKNVITRSSKGNTNSHILLTTHNPLAIAELVKEQVQILHIDDVEQNRKVIATYPEDDPRGMGYAAIVASDMFGIASTLDQSTQQTLEKQRILGAKKNLTLSEQQELDQLNDQLNKLGFRFFHPDDEYSRYLRIRHRALTKRFKTEETEALSKSTVSLNRQEREQLAKELIDDLLADNDNQQI; this is translated from the coding sequence ATGCGATTAGATAAAATCACAATTGGTTCCTCGTCTAAGAGTCCAAGCCATCAATTTAAAAACTTAAAAGACATAACAATTGATTTTGATCAAAATCATTGGGTAACAGTTGTAATAGGCTGGAACGGAACAGGAAAATCAAATGTTCTTGAGGCATTAGCGATCATTTTTAGGGAGTTTATTAGTCCTAAAAAAAATCCGAAAATTGATTTTGCCTTCAATCTTTCCTATTGGATAGGCACAGACAAAGACGAAAGAGCAGTAGTAATTGACCATGATCCTGACAGAATTCGCAATAAGTTTTTAATTCATATTGCTGAAAAGTCTCTTATGAATAACGCATCAATAAGCGAGTATTTCACAGATGACATTAAAAGAGATCATATTATAACCATCAATAAATTTCTTGACGATACCAAGGCTCTTCCACGGTATGTATTTAGTTACTACTCTGGAGATAGCCAGCGGATGCATGAAATTTTTCTACCTTATTTGGAATGGTATGATGACAAGTTAAGAAAAGGTGAAGATCCAGGTAACAAAAGATTGTTTTATGCATTACCAGTACATAGCCAGTTCGTCTTACTTGCCTTTTTGATTGAAAGAGAAAGCGATGATGATCTAATTGCCGATTTTTTAAGAGATAATCTTGGATTAGATCCAATAGATGGATTAGAATCAGTTCTTTTTGTACTTAGACAGCCACCGTGGAAACCGCGAGATGATGGTGATCTTAGGTTTTGGGGAGCAAAAGGCGTAGTAAGTAAATTTTTATCAAAACTACTTGATATTTCTTTAGCCCCAATTGAGACAACGAGAAGAGTTCCAGTCTCTCTATGGAATAAGGAAACGTTGCAGTTTAAATATTTATTTGTCAAAGACATTGCTTCACTTCGAAAATTAGTCGGTGATCAATCTCCAGCTGCTTTTTTTAGAGATCTTGAAAGCACATATGTATCTCAACTAATCAACGAGGTTAGAATAAAGGTAAAATTGAAAAAAAGTGATCAAACGGTAACCTTTCGGGAGTTAAGTGAGGGCGAGCAACAATTGCTTACTGTTTTAGGATTATTAAAGTTTACCGCAGACGAAGAAAGCCTTTTTCTACTTGATGAACCAGATACACATTTAAATCCTCGATGGAGTGTAGATTATTTGAATTACTTAAAAAATGTGATTACAAGGTCGTCAAAAGGAAATACTAATAGTCACATTTTATTAACAACTCATAATCCATTAGCAATTGCAGAGTTGGTTAAAGAGCAAGTTCAAATTTTGCATATTGATGATGTAGAACAGAACAGAAAAGTAATTGCAACCTACCCTGAAGATGACCCGCGAGGAATGGGATATGCTGCGATTGTCGCAAGTGACATGTTTGGTATAGCATCAACTTTAGATCAATCGACGCAACAGACTTTGGAAAAACAAAGAATTTTAGGTGCGAAAAAGAATCTCACACTAAGCGAACAACAAGAGCTTGATCAACTTAATGATCAACTGAACAAGTTAGGCTTTAGATTTTTTCATCCCGATGATGAATATAGCCGTTATTTAAGAATTAGACATCGCGCACTAACAAAGCGTTTCAAAACTGAAGAAACAGAGGCCTTATCAAAGAGCACTGTGAGTTTGAATAGACAGGAACGCGAACAGCTGGCGAAAGAGTTAATAGACGATTTATTGGCTGACAATGACAATCAGCAAATATGA
- a CDS encoding restriction endonuclease subunit S → MTEMRWIIPDDWCWVRLGELAEVIGGGTPPTGDGSNFEMNGIPWITPADLTGYSETFIRKGKRSLSEKGYANSSAKIVPRGSVLLSSRAPVGYCVIAANELCTSQGFKTFVLKGSINPEYVRYYLLFSKNYLESISSGTTFKELSGFKASTISFPLAPLEEQAVIVNYLSGLNSKLQRTRSHLNAAVQLAETLKAKVLENAYSGVLTEEWRFKHKKFTPERVQLGSIISEITYGTSSKSSRIGKIPVLRMGNIQDGAIDWSDLVYTNDNQEIKKYILKAGDVLFNRTNSPELVGKTAVYKGEREAIYAGYLIRVRCSDVMLPDYLNICLNSPQGREFCRRVKSDGISQSNINATKLKTFILPLPSVEEQREIIAIIEKNFNRIINIINGVDGASGKLSSLETTFYSKAFSGELTRNVTHEHTAIDILDQIKLHDINANKIIIRKPKQTGKSTANIMKKLLDVLSEADEWLAAQEAFQRCGIRLDSTTEEIEPLYAELRALDKKGMLAVQPVLDSEGRKLFDRIKLSH, encoded by the coding sequence ATGACTGAGATGCGGTGGATCATACCCGATGATTGGTGTTGGGTGAGGCTTGGAGAATTAGCTGAAGTCATTGGCGGAGGAACGCCACCAACCGGAGATGGATCCAATTTTGAAATGAATGGAATACCATGGATTACACCTGCGGATCTAACCGGGTATTCAGAAACCTTTATACGAAAGGGTAAAAGAAGTCTAAGTGAGAAAGGCTATGCTAATAGTTCGGCCAAAATTGTACCAAGAGGTTCTGTGCTTTTAAGCTCAAGAGCACCTGTTGGTTATTGTGTTATCGCTGCAAATGAATTGTGTACAAGCCAAGGATTTAAGACTTTTGTTTTAAAAGGCTCTATTAATCCCGAATATGTCAGATATTATCTTTTATTCTCGAAGAACTACTTAGAGAGTATTTCAAGTGGTACTACCTTTAAAGAACTTTCTGGCTTTAAAGCATCTACTATTAGTTTTCCATTGGCGCCATTAGAGGAACAGGCTGTGATTGTGAACTACCTATCAGGACTGAATAGTAAACTTCAAAGAACGCGATCACATTTAAATGCTGCCGTACAATTAGCGGAAACCTTGAAGGCCAAAGTTCTTGAGAATGCTTATTCGGGAGTGTTAACGGAAGAATGGAGATTTAAACACAAAAAATTCACACCTGAAAGAGTTCAACTTGGCAGTATAATTTCAGAAATTACTTATGGGACATCATCTAAGTCATCTAGAATTGGTAAAATTCCAGTTTTACGGATGGGTAATATACAAGACGGAGCTATTGATTGGAGTGACTTAGTTTATACTAACGACAATCAGGAGATAAAAAAGTATATATTAAAAGCCGGTGATGTTTTGTTCAACCGAACGAATAGTCCTGAATTGGTTGGGAAAACTGCTGTATATAAAGGTGAAAGAGAAGCTATTTACGCTGGTTATTTGATAAGAGTGCGTTGTAGTGATGTTATGCTTCCTGATTATTTAAATATTTGCCTGAACAGCCCACAGGGAAGAGAGTTTTGCAGACGCGTTAAAAGCGACGGAATTAGCCAGTCAAATATTAATGCGACAAAGCTAAAAACATTTATTCTTCCGTTACCATCAGTAGAAGAGCAACGGGAAATCATCGCTATCATTGAAAAGAACTTTAACCGTATCATAAATATAATAAATGGCGTTGATGGCGCTTCAGGAAAACTTAGCAGTCTCGAAACCACCTTTTACTCAAAAGCATTTAGTGGAGAACTTACCAGAAATGTTACTCACGAACACACCGCAATTGATATTTTAGATCAAATTAAACTGCATGATATAAATGCAAATAAAATTATCATAAGAAAGCCCAAACAAACGGGCAAAAGCACAGCGAATATTATGAAAAAACTTTTAGATGTTTTATCAGAAGCTGACGAATGGCTTGCTGCTCAAGAAGCATTTCAACGATGTGGCATCAGGCTGGACTCAACTACTGAAGAAATTGAGCCATTATATGCTGAGCTAAGAGCTTTAGACAAAAAAGGTATGTTGGCTGTACAACCAGTATTGGATTCTGAAGGTAGGAAACTTTTTGATCGCATTAAATTATCACATTAA
- a CDS encoding class I SAM-dependent DNA methyltransferase, which produces MNNENIIQKIWNLCHILRGDGISYHEYISELTYLLFLKIAEENKTEELLPDHCRWGKLIGYKGDDLLTEYRDILTFLGGHASVDIIRKIYAFPTTVFSHSENLKAVIDGIAKIDWHSITQDGMGDIYEGLLSKNSQDARSGAGQYFTPRALVDTIVKLICPKAGELIQDPAVGSGGFLISADKYIRDNNSLNVYNENPPKYEGVEIEKSTYRICLMNVFLHQLSASIILGDALTDDSRLLSSADVVLANPPFGAKAGSARQKRQDIIHFTSNKQLAFLQHIISTLKPGGRAAVVLPDNVLFEAGVGKTIRQELMAKCNLHTILRLPVGIFYSQGVKTNVLFFTKGKSGNANTSNVWFYDMRTLPVRFGKRRPLSTEDFAAFEIAFGRDPKGNSERVDQGNEGRWRSFTRDEIRENDDSLDISWLKAENAIEDQVFDTTEIAAAIFDHLREAMSEIKDLTEDFEALESKGNDD; this is translated from the coding sequence ATGAACAATGAGAATATAATTCAAAAGATATGGAACCTTTGTCACATACTAAGGGGTGATGGCATTAGCTATCATGAGTACATTTCTGAGTTGACATATCTATTATTTTTAAAGATTGCGGAAGAAAACAAAACTGAGGAATTGTTACCCGACCATTGTCGATGGGGAAAATTAATCGGTTATAAAGGTGATGATTTATTGACTGAGTATCGGGATATACTTACGTTTTTAGGGGGACATGCTAGTGTTGATATAATTAGAAAAATCTATGCATTTCCGACAACCGTATTTTCGCATTCGGAAAATCTGAAAGCTGTAATCGATGGAATTGCAAAAATTGATTGGCATTCGATAACCCAAGATGGCATGGGCGATATTTATGAAGGCCTGCTTTCAAAAAATTCCCAAGACGCAAGGTCTGGTGCTGGCCAATATTTTACTCCGAGAGCTCTCGTAGATACTATCGTAAAACTTATATGCCCTAAGGCTGGCGAACTAATTCAAGATCCAGCTGTTGGTAGCGGTGGATTTTTAATATCTGCTGATAAGTATATACGTGATAATAATAGTTTAAATGTTTACAACGAGAATCCACCCAAATACGAGGGAGTTGAGATTGAGAAGTCAACTTATAGGATTTGTTTGATGAACGTATTCTTACATCAATTAAGTGCATCAATCATCTTAGGAGACGCATTAACGGATGATTCAAGATTACTTTCAAGCGCCGACGTTGTTTTAGCAAATCCTCCATTTGGGGCTAAAGCCGGTAGCGCAAGGCAAAAAAGACAAGATATAATTCATTTTACAAGTAACAAACAACTTGCATTTTTACAGCATATCATCTCGACCCTAAAACCTGGCGGACGGGCTGCCGTCGTTCTTCCAGATAATGTATTGTTTGAGGCAGGTGTTGGAAAAACCATTCGTCAGGAGTTAATGGCAAAATGCAACCTTCATACTATTTTGAGATTACCTGTCGGTATATTTTATAGCCAAGGAGTGAAAACAAATGTTTTGTTTTTCACAAAAGGGAAATCAGGTAATGCAAATACTAGTAATGTCTGGTTTTACGATATGAGGACTTTACCCGTTAGATTTGGAAAGAGGAGGCCTCTTTCTACAGAGGACTTTGCAGCCTTCGAAATTGCATTTGGAAGGGATCCTAAAGGTAACAGCGAGCGAGTTGATCAAGGAAATGAAGGGCGATGGCGTTCCTTTACGCGAGATGAAATTCGTGAAAATGATGATAGTCTTGATATTTCATGGTTAAAAGCAGAGAATGCAATAGAAGATCAGGTATTTGATACGACTGAAATTGCCGCTGCTATTTTTGATCATTTGCGGGAAGCAATGAGTGAAATAAAAGATTTAACAGAGGATTTCGAAGCTTTAGAATCAAAGGGTAACGATGACTGA